In Rhopalosiphum padi isolate XX-2018 chromosome 3, ASM2088224v1, whole genome shotgun sequence, the genomic stretch tttaataggtatatagttatagaaaatatttaatatataactttactatatttataattgaaattcttaagattaattatattaactgtttaaaatatgtcgacgttaaattaattaatcttctactatattattatatcgttatttaaACAGAAGCTTGGTGTCATTTATCATGGTAATTATGTTAAGGTAAATTTTCATCGCAATGTCTGAACGCGGTGTCTAAGCGTAAACTTCCGGTCCGGATATAGTTGGCGTCTATATCCCGCACCGTTCCATTTTAACAGTGGCGAACTGACTAGAGACTAGAGAGATGATTAAGCAATCGGCTTTCGGACCTTCGATCTTgtcatatcaataaaaaaaaatatatttaatagtaaaacaccattaatttcttatattttataagaacgaTAATTGAGAGTACAGACATTTTACAGCAATGTTGCGAATTGGTTTTTAAACTTGaatgattttatacatttaatattatggacagagtacttattacactattataacAATAAGCGCTTGTAGTGCTCGTTGTACatggaaaattgtattttcattttacagAATGACTCGtcagaatttattataagtcTCAAATTCTTCACTAAATGTCTAAACCTAagtgtatatttataacatgacatatactgtatacattatgccaatatctacctatattagctatattaaagtaatttaaataattacacttACATTTTCTTCTTGAAAATCATGAATATTTCAAGAAGTACATATTcgtaatgtattaatttttaatacataatttatccttgttaataatttatgctTAATCAGAGGTAGGTACtacctatgtagtatgtattcattatttaatttgtattaaaatcaaacttgacagaataaaattacattattgcaTATTCAAACGCGCGTTCATGcgtaattataactaatagttcgcctaatgaataatgatcaatggaacttttacattttcataaataatttatggagctaagcaaattattaattttgtaatttgatgTTGAAATtaagtttgttttataaatatactgtaaaagtgtaaaaaatagttgaaatgatttaaaaagataaatcatctaaaatataatattaatagctcCGTGTCCTATAACAGTTGATTAACCACTAGGACTCCTTCATATTCGGTTACCCCTTTACACAGTTTGATGCTACAGAGAAAACATATCTTTACTATTGTTAGTTGTCTTACCTGTGCTAATTAAGACTTGGTGTATGGAGGAGaggtattttcattaaaaaaacagaCCGAAAAAATACACTTATTGTCGTTTCAAAGTAAtatcaatattcatataatttcatattaaattaacttaaagacaattattatatatgagtatatatcTACAAAACGTAATACTTATTGTATAAGATTCTTTTATACAAATACTATAGATACatcaatttgatttaatataaaaatcgcGTTTTATtcgttttctattttttcaaagtatataattttatactggtTACCAGTTTGTTTTTCTTGAAACTATTATTCTTGATAAATCGTCGATAATATGATTCGTATATTTCGtggtaactataaattaaattttgtttataaattcatcaaaaataaatgttaatatatcttTATGGTTATTACAAGAATACCATGATAACCGATAcaaatatatagtcatatagatattttttaggAACTTTATTTTTAGGTCATTAAACTTTGTGCATCAAAATATAACTGACGtacctaattataaatgatttatactttgtatattctatagtctatagtctatactatagatgttataatattaataatataatcaatgtgTATGTATGACGATTTAGTATCTCGGGgaaaattttatgaatactaGTCCTTTTTCACATAACTGATAGCAATGATCAATTCACATATATTTCACTTtaaatttatgcattttttcgGTTACCTCTATTTTGTTATACTGCGCGAGACACTGGACTAGACTAGACTAGAACTAgactatactatatatgtgtgtttgtaCAGGGTGTGTCCCAAAAGGAACGCTTTTTTAAATCGGTTgctaatttttcgtttttatgttTACAACATTGTTTTCgtcatttttttaatctactaTCATTTCATTCTGATGTTGTGTCATCAGTTTTTGTCAAGTGTGACGACTTCGTTACTCGGATGGGACGTTACTCACAATGTGTTATCGATTCGTCGGCTAATAAAAAACTCGAAAAGCTGGTTAACTGTTGATCTCAAAAGCCAGGGTTAGGTTAAGGCGTCCACCTAAAACTCACCAGAGATATCAAGAGGTAGTTGTTGTCAATTTTCTTGATCGCACTTCAGTCTGTCAATAAGCTAGGGGAGGATAATCGAATGATATTGGTTTTCATACGTAAACCAGATGTTGTACTGaaactttatacattattttttgtatttgtatgaaaaataaagtgtttttttaattaatttaaaaaaatatttttttagggaCACTGTATTATACTCAACAAACATAACTGTAATCTAAGCACATTTCAACAATGTAACATCCCCTAGTatcctacatattatatcgtttaattttatattaataaattgtttaaatatttaaaaacaaactatactatactaacaatactatatttttaccgattaattatactaatgtaCAATTGAATaagtttttcattaaatattatactttaaatatataacataaaatattttaaacatttaaattaaaaatatataaagccaggcattgaattaattaataataatatgcaaatgctgaaaatcattattatatgtataagtttagttgtctatatatagtatactactaaataaaattgctatttaaaataaatttgaaattttatctataatataattgttcaaaaactaaaactaaacaaCTAAACTTTACtttatataatcaatggtagtacatacataacaatatttacaaaatattataggaATGAAATAGATTAATAGCGTATGATGGTTATTTCGAGCGTCGTCGACCAAGGCGGTTTGTCATAGTTCATTTACGTAACAAGTACTTATTGTGCCTAGAGCAGCTATAGAGCTatgcatttttagaaaaattgcattatttttaatttattatatagcataGTTTCTTCACAACATTCCAAATCGGTATTTAAACTtgaatgaacaattttaaaactttaatttttttattacttttttgatatttataatcattactgttaatacaaattatttatacacatttaatgatattattttttatttttcgtattataaatattttacactatacGCATGCTACACTTAATGTACAAtacctttaattaaaaatatattacaattgatagatttttatattttttaaatcttattctTTAGTGTGCATTAgaattttatactgtattttttaagattgaaatgcatttataaagttttttagtgttttttaacggaatttatagttaattttatactataatatttatagtataaaactgTGTACTTTTTTAAAGAGATTTTAATGCAATGTTTTTTCATAgccctaattatttatttagagcaACATGATGGATCGTGGTTCGATAGAAATGATCGTTTTATAAAACGATGCGTGTACtccacaattattgttttagaaaTATGATTCAATTTCtggaaatattatttctaattatttactttCATTTTAAGTTTCTGCGTTCTTTTTAAATTCACCAAAGCGTTCAACTTTGGACATTTGCCTTACATTGTCAATCACAAAAAATCaaccaaaattgaaaataatgaatacaaaaatcaacagttatagttattaactaaaattCACAACTTTGaacatattaaaacatttcatttcCCTCTATAGGTTTATCcacttattttactattaacaaaataaaaattccatttctactACTTTTTAAATAAGAGGATAACCACTAATTGACTATTTAGTACACGAAAACACGAAAGTATTAATGCGCTATTTAATGTAGATTTgcgaatattaaaatacagtatCCGGCGCGTGTTtctcaaatttacaaaaaatctaattaaaatactttatcgaataattaataatagtttaaaaacataatcgactttaatttattttgtacatgtacagtaccattaaaaattacttacttataattttcaacACCGCATACCAGTAGAAACCTTTTCCAATAACAGAACGTATATTACGGCGCcgtcgtaaaaaatatatatttttaaacctatatagtattatacatttgcatgtcacgattatattatattgatagacttattaatattatcagtggTTCGAACATAAACACTGCAGTTGACTgaaatgcgtataatattaacgtTTGTGTATGTGCTTgtgctattaaatattattattctattaatattgtattcgttTAGAGCATCACCATCACCACCGCCGCCATCACCGTCATCGCTATAACCGGTCACCAAGAAGAACCGATACCGTACAGCATCTCCTTTCGTATATTCGTCAATACAGTGGTAGGTATACGCATCAGTATAAATCCCCTCTCCCCAGGCATTTTTCCGGATAATAGagcgaatatattataacaacgcaATATGTCCGACGAAGTGGAAAAGTACGACAGCCATCGTTTCGACGACGTGTTCTACGCGTACACGGAATTGTTCATGAAAAGAAGCTTCACGGAAGTGAGCTGGTCCAACGATTATCACGAGACAAACTACCATCGGTTGAAGGCGTTCCCCATAGACGTGGTGCGCCCGTACGCCGAGCGACTGTTGCAGGCGCACGGCACCGGACCGCTGCTGCACACCATCATAGCGGCGAATTTCGAGTGCGAGCCGACGCCGACCAACGGCGGGCGGTTTTCGTTCGTCGTCAACAACCCCCGGAACACGTTCAGGATGACCAACGACCTGATGGGGCTGGTCGCGGCGTGCGGACTGGACGTGGTCAAGGCGCCGGTCTCCGTGTACGAGTGCCTCCGGTGCAAGTCGTCCATACGACGGGCGGGAATGTCGACGATGAGCGTTTACGAGCTGTTGCGCCTGCACGTGGCGGAATGCGAGATGTCCATGGACGGACGGTACCTCAAACCGCTGACGGAGTTCGCGAGGGAGTGCGACCGCGACGAGTACGTGAACTTCCTGCACAAGTCCGTGGCCGAGACCGTACTGACGAAGCTGGGCCTGTTGATCGTCCGCCCGAAACGGTTCGACGAGCTGCCGTTCTCGGCGTTCACGCGTAACAGGCGCGTGTCGCTGTACGTGGTGTTGCGGCCGCGCAAGCGCCCGCGCTTCGACGACGACGCGCTCAACAGGATGGTCCAGGCCGGTTACCACACGTTCCCGACACAGAAAGTGATAACGGACTGGCGCGAGTTGAAGAGAGCGCTCAAGGACTTCACGCGCCGCCCGGTCACCGACAACAGGATCACGTGTTTCAGTTGCCACCACGCGGTCACGCTCAGCGCCGAAGTCGCCAGCGACCCGTGGAGATACCACGCCAAGAAGTCGCCGTCGTGCAGGTTCTTGTTGATGAAGATGGGCATGGACTACGTTAAACAGGTCCAGGAATCGATGTACCACTTCCGCCCTAGGAACAATGGACAGATGGACGAGCAAACCGCGGCGGCCGCCATCGATCCGGAGTTGGACTTGCAACCGCCGACTACTCCCGTAGGAGAGTTTTTCGACATGTGCAAAGACATGACCGGTCGAAAAAAAAcgtgagtatattatatgattccgTAACGGCGCGGTGTAACTGGATGAGGGtgaagtgtaaatatttttccgtATTTGGCACTTGATTCGTGTATAGTCGTTTAATCGGTGTATAAAATTGTCGAAATGCAACATGGTCACATGGGTATTAGCTGAATTATTCTTCGCTGccgagttataataaaaaaaggggGGTCGGCTAGTGGGCACCGTTTTTTTACTGTGTtgcctttatttatatttattatattttactgttcaGGTGTGATAAATTTATGAGGAATCTTGtgttcaattttcaaaacttatttGAGGTTTTTACTAACAATTATAACGTTAATATTCTAATTTCAAATGCATCTAAAAAATTGCACCATTGTATTTTTACGGTTATAAAAACCTGTAAGACTTGTAAGTAAACTTGTAAGAGATCTTGTATTaagttttcaagaattttgaccaAGCCAatactattactttttattagcaactatagaaaaaaaggtaaaattaaaattaaaaatttgtcatACCtaaaaatagctcaaaaagagttatacaaattaatataatggaaatgataatataaacataataataaacatcatgcgacaaattgtattatagatCATATTATAGTCTCGTCGGTCCCAATTTACTATgatatttatcttaaatttggttatttttcactaatttttcttattaatttaaagtacaaGACACAAGAGACTATACCGatctaaacattttgtgaaCTAAAAACGCtccatatttttgaattttattatatactgcaatatttgatcaaaacatgtattatgtatagtacaccatattttttttaaatcgaattcaatttttttgactAATTATTGCAAATCTGGCAAGCCTAACTTGGTTAATCGATCGGCTAACCGCTATGTCGCAATAAAAACCCAGGAATGCAATTCAAccaagataaaattaatttattttgaatattatacgtcgtataaattgtttataatttataaaatagttatgctGTACACACAGAAGTATACAGAGTTTAATACACGTATATAGACTTTATAGGTAATACGTaagataaaaaacaaatttcaattttatattttctaatattaaatataatataacatttattattgcaGCGAATTGCGAGTTGCCTTGTCGGCGACCACCATAAATGATTGCACCGTGTGCAGCATTGAGAAGCGCGCCGTCGCTTTGATGTCGTGTTCACATATTGTGACCTGTGTGGATTGCTCGTTCGCAATTCGTGATTGCCCGCTCTGCAGGACGTTGATTACCGGCTTCATGAAGCCGGTATTTCAGCCAGACGGTTCGTTTTGGAAGCAGCCAGAATGCGTGGgcggaaattattttataaatctgcCGTGTCGCCACTTGATAGAGACATGTGTCCCAGACAATGTTAGCCGATGCCCGAAAGCGGATGCTGTGGAAGAGGACAATACCTATTGCGTCGTGTGTGGTAACATGAACTTAGGCAAATTAAGGGTCTACCTTTAAATATTAGGCACTgcgagtataaataatatgttattgtgtAGGCAGTGCTCGAATTgttgacaaaataaaacataagtaataaagtaaataaatatgggGATTCTGTAGtctgtatacctacttataaaagtttaatgttTCCATTTCTTTTTATATCCCGTTGTGTAGTCCTATACACCTTCTcctcatattaaaatatattaaaatatgatgtgtataataacaaaattaattttaaaacaattaaaacaaatatcttTATTACTTACTTTTCGtaaaaatcgattaaaataactataggtaataatagtaataagtattaattgttaGTAGGATTTGGATTTGAAGGTaacacaaacaataaaaaaaaaaaaacatt encodes the following:
- the LOC132926766 gene encoding uncharacterized protein LOC132926766 yields the protein MSDEVEKYDSHRFDDVFYAYTELFMKRSFTEVSWSNDYHETNYHRLKAFPIDVVRPYAERLLQAHGTGPLLHTIIAANFECEPTPTNGGRFSFVVNNPRNTFRMTNDLMGLVAACGLDVVKAPVSVYECLRCKSSIRRAGMSTMSVYELLRLHVAECEMSMDGRYLKPLTEFARECDRDEYVNFLHKSVAETVLTKLGLLIVRPKRFDELPFSAFTRNRRVSLYVVLRPRKRPRFDDDALNRMVQAGYHTFPTQKVITDWRELKRALKDFTRRPVTDNRITCFSCHHAVTLSAEVASDPWRYHAKKSPSCRFLLMKMGMDYVKQVQESMYHFRPRNNGQMDEQTAAAAIDPELDLQPPTTPVGEFFDMCKDMTGRKKTELRVALSATTINDCTVCSIEKRAVALMSCSHIVTCVDCSFAIRDCPLCRTLITGFMKPVFQPDGSFWKQPECVGGNYFINLPCRHLIETCVPDNVSRCPKADAVEEDNTYCVVCGNMNLGKLRVYL